One genomic region from Biomphalaria glabrata chromosome 7, xgBioGlab47.1, whole genome shotgun sequence encodes:
- the LOC106062005 gene encoding uncharacterized protein LOC106062005, whose product MNPAVASNHVMGWKKTAAILVVVCLTVLNVWLARNIISAGSGQVLVETKPNEKPRTKMSDILVIAIEDVHPIDHLQEAQEMEAKISRQTSSSSPVVSDFSIRPVRQTSTQSVRISPVPAVREIDPDAFANLKIQLDKLKLSLLTKQKWKSGKM is encoded by the exons ATGAACCCAGCAGTGGCCTCTAATCACGTGATGGGTTGGAAGAAAACTGCCGCCATATTGGTTGTCGTCTGCTTGACAGTACTCAACGTTTGGCTGGCCAG AAACATCATCAGCGCCGGCTCGGGACAAGTGCTCGTAGAGACAAAGCCGAACGAGAAGCCCAGAACAAAAATGTCGGACATCCTGGTGATTGCTATCGAGGACGTCCACCCGATTGACCATCTGCAG gaagcCCAAGAAATGGAAGCAAAAATTTCCAGACAAACCAGCAGTAGCTCGCCTGTAGTTTCTGACTTCTCAATTAGACCTGTCAGACAAACCAGTACCCAGTCAGTTCGAATCTCTCCCGTACCTGCAGTCAGAGAAATTGACCCTGACGCTTTCGCCAACTTGAAGATTCAACTGGATAAATTGAAATTAAGTCTTTTGACCAAACAGAAGTGGAAATCTGGCAAAATGTGA